One Streptomyces sp. B21-105 genomic region harbors:
- a CDS encoding GMC oxidoreductase — translation MAALQTAATLGFTRVGLQSARADEPAAVESAPAIIVGSGYGAAVAALRLGQAGIRTLVLEMGRLWNTAGADGKVFCSTASPDQRSMWFRTRTEAPLATFLWLDLVNKDITRYPGVLDRVHYENMSVFVGRGVGGGSLVNGSMAVTPLPSYFAEQFPTVDAAEMYATYFPRARAMLGVNSVDPAWFESTEWYRFSRISRKHAAKAGLRTTFVPSVYDFAYMQREAAGTAVKSALGQEVIYGNNHGKRSLDKTYLASAVGTGNVTIHTMEKVRSVSRANDGTYVLTADRIDDTGRVVETKQYGCTYLFLGAGSLGTSELLVRARETGTLPALNASVGAGWGTNGNVMLGRANHLWDTVGANQSTMPVMGIDDWANTANPVFAEIAPLPTGLEHWVSLYLAITKNPQRASFSYDAASGGVKLGWSAAQSAVSVAMAKTLFDRINAANATMYRYDLFGTSNKVFADDFTYHPLGGCVLGKATDDYGRVKGYSKLYVTDGSLVPGNIGVNPFVTITALAERTMARVLVEDTAP, via the coding sequence ATGGCCGCCCTGCAGACGGCGGCCACCCTCGGCTTCACCCGCGTGGGCCTGCAGTCGGCCCGCGCCGACGAGCCCGCAGCGGTCGAATCCGCCCCCGCGATCATCGTCGGCTCCGGTTACGGCGCCGCCGTCGCCGCCCTCCGCCTGGGCCAGGCCGGCATCCGCACCCTCGTCCTCGAGATGGGCCGGCTGTGGAACACGGCCGGCGCCGACGGCAAGGTGTTCTGCAGCACGGCCTCCCCCGACCAGCGGTCCATGTGGTTCCGCACCCGCACCGAGGCGCCGCTCGCCACCTTCCTGTGGCTGGACCTCGTCAACAAGGACATCACCCGCTACCCCGGCGTCCTGGACCGGGTGCACTACGAGAACATGTCCGTCTTCGTCGGCCGGGGGGTCGGCGGCGGCTCCCTGGTCAACGGCTCGATGGCGGTCACCCCGCTGCCGTCCTACTTCGCCGAGCAGTTCCCCACCGTGGACGCGGCGGAGATGTACGCCACGTACTTCCCGCGCGCCCGCGCCATGCTCGGCGTCAACAGCGTGGACCCCGCGTGGTTCGAGTCGACCGAGTGGTACCGGTTCAGCCGGATCTCCCGCAAGCACGCGGCGAAGGCCGGGCTGAGGACCACGTTCGTGCCCAGCGTCTACGACTTCGCCTACATGCAGCGCGAGGCCGCGGGCACCGCCGTCAAGTCCGCTCTCGGGCAGGAGGTCATCTACGGCAACAACCACGGCAAGCGCAGCCTCGACAAGACGTATCTGGCGTCCGCGGTCGGCACCGGCAACGTCACGATCCACACCATGGAGAAGGTGCGCTCGGTCAGCCGGGCGAACGACGGGACGTACGTCCTGACCGCCGACCGCATCGACGACACCGGCCGGGTCGTCGAGACCAAGCAGTACGGCTGCACCTACCTCTTCCTCGGCGCCGGCAGCCTCGGCACCAGCGAACTCCTCGTCCGCGCCCGGGAGACGGGCACGCTGCCCGCGCTGAACGCGAGCGTCGGGGCGGGCTGGGGGACCAACGGCAACGTGATGCTCGGCCGGGCCAACCACCTGTGGGACACCGTCGGGGCCAACCAGTCGACCATGCCGGTCATGGGCATCGACGACTGGGCGAACACCGCCAACCCCGTCTTCGCCGAGATCGCCCCGCTGCCCACGGGCCTGGAACACTGGGTCAGCCTCTACCTGGCGATCACCAAGAACCCGCAGCGGGCCTCCTTCAGCTACGACGCCGCGTCCGGCGGGGTGAAGCTCGGCTGGAGCGCCGCGCAGAGCGCCGTCTCGGTCGCCATGGCGAAGACCCTGTTCGACCGGATCAACGCGGCGAACGCCACCATGTACCGCTACGACCTGTTCGGCACGTCCAACAAGGTCTTCGCCGACGACTTCACCTACCACCCGCTCGGCGGCTGCGTGCTGGGGAAGGCGACCGACGACTACGGCCGGGTGAAGGGCTATTCGAAGCTGTACGTCACCGACGGGTCGCTGGTGCCCGGCAACATCGGGGTGAACCCGTTCGTCACCATCACCGCGCTCGCCGAACGCACGATGGCGCGGGTCCTCGTGGAGGACACCGCGCCATGA
- a CDS encoding glycosyltransferase family 4 protein yields the protein MHKTLIVTNDFPPRPGGIQAFLHNMALRLDPDRLVVYASTWKRSREGVEATAAFDAEQPFTVVRDSTTMLLPTPGATRRAAGLLREHGCTSVWFGAAAPLGLMAPALRGAGAERLVATTHGHEAGWAQLPAARQLLGRIGEATDTITYLGEYTRARIATALSAEAAGRMTQLPPGVDEKTFNPGSGGDGVRARLGLTDRPVVVCVSRLVPRKGQDTLIQAMPRILAAQPDAVLLIVGGGPYEKRLRRLARETGVAGSVRFTGSVPWSELPAHYGAGDVFAIPCRTRRGGLDVEGLGIVYLEASATGLPVVAGDSGGAPDAVLDGETGWVVPGGSPADAAERIVVLLGDAGLRHRMGERGRRWVEERWRWDLLAEKLRTLLVAPS from the coding sequence ATGCACAAGACCCTGATCGTGACGAACGACTTCCCGCCCCGCCCGGGCGGGATCCAGGCGTTCCTGCACAACATGGCGCTCCGTCTCGACCCCGACCGCCTGGTCGTCTACGCATCCACCTGGAAGCGCTCCCGCGAGGGCGTCGAGGCGACGGCCGCGTTCGACGCCGAGCAGCCCTTCACCGTCGTCCGGGACTCCACGACGATGCTGCTGCCGACGCCCGGTGCCACCCGGCGGGCCGCCGGGCTGCTGCGGGAGCACGGCTGCACCTCGGTGTGGTTCGGGGCGGCCGCGCCGCTCGGGCTGATGGCGCCGGCGCTGCGCGGTGCGGGCGCGGAGCGGCTGGTGGCCACCACCCACGGGCACGAGGCCGGGTGGGCGCAGCTGCCCGCCGCCCGGCAGCTGCTCGGCCGGATCGGCGAGGCCACCGACACGATCACCTACCTGGGCGAGTACACCCGCGCGCGGATCGCGACGGCGCTGAGCGCCGAGGCGGCCGGGCGGATGACGCAGCTGCCGCCGGGAGTCGACGAGAAGACCTTCAACCCGGGCTCGGGCGGCGACGGGGTCCGCGCCCGGCTCGGGCTGACCGACCGGCCGGTGGTGGTGTGCGTCTCGCGGCTGGTGCCGCGCAAGGGCCAGGACACGCTGATCCAGGCCATGCCCCGGATCCTGGCCGCCCAGCCGGACGCCGTGCTGCTGATCGTCGGGGGCGGCCCCTACGAGAAGCGCCTGCGCCGGCTCGCCCGCGAGACGGGGGTGGCGGGCTCGGTCCGCTTCACCGGCTCCGTGCCCTGGTCCGAGCTGCCCGCCCACTACGGCGCCGGGGACGTCTTCGCGATACCGTGCCGGACCCGGCGGGGCGGCCTCGACGTCGAGGGCCTCGGGATCGTCTATCTGGAGGCCTCGGCGACCGGACTGCCCGTCGTCGCCGGCGACTCCGGGGGCGCGCCCGACGCCGTGCTCGACGGGGAGACGGGCTGGGTCGTGCCCGGTGGCTCGCCGGCCGACGCCGCCGAACGCATCGTCGTCCTGCTCGGGGACGCCGGGCTGCGCCACCGGATGGGGGAGCGCGGGCGCCGGTGGGTGGAGGAGCGGTGGCGCTGGGACCTGCTGGCGGAGAAGCTGCGCACCCTGCTCGTCGCCCCGTCCTAG
- a CDS encoding AMP-dependent synthetase/ligase, whose translation MREFSLPALYEVPADGNLTDIVRRNAAQHPDVAVIARKSGGVWQDVTAIAFLAEVQSAAKGLIASGVQPGDRVGLMSRTRYEWTLLDFAIWCAGGVTVPVYETSSPEQVQWILSDSGATAVVVELDAHATAVESVRESLPALKHVWQIEAGGVEELGRLGRDVSDQVVEERGSQARADDPATIVYTSGTTGRPKGCVLTHRSFFAECGNVVERLRPLFRTGECSVLLFLPLAHVFGRLVQIAPMMAPIKLGTVPDIKNLTDELASFRPTLILGVPRVFEKVYNSARAKAQADGKGAIFDKAADTAIAYSKALELPGGPPLKLKIKHKVFDKLVYSKLRAVLGGRGEYAISGGAPLGERLGHFFRGIGFTVLEGYGLTESCAATAFNPWDRQKIGTVGQPLPGSVVRIADDGEVLLHGEHLFKEYWNNPTATAEALADGWFHTGDIGTLDEDGYLAITGRKKEIIVTAGGKNVAPAVIEDRIRAHALVAECMVVGDGRPFVGALVTIDEEFLGRWAADHGKPAGSTAASLCDDADLQAAVQSAIDDGNAAVSKAESVRKFRILSSQFTEESGHLTPSLKLKRNVVAKDYAGEIEAIYAK comes from the coding sequence TTGCGCGAGTTCAGCCTTCCGGCTTTGTACGAGGTCCCTGCGGACGGCAATCTGACCGACATCGTCCGCAGAAACGCCGCGCAGCATCCCGACGTCGCCGTCATCGCCCGCAAGTCGGGCGGCGTCTGGCAGGACGTGACGGCCATCGCCTTCCTGGCCGAGGTGCAGTCCGCCGCCAAGGGTCTCATCGCCTCCGGCGTCCAGCCGGGCGACCGGGTCGGCCTGATGTCGCGCACCCGCTACGAGTGGACGCTGCTCGACTTCGCGATCTGGTGCGCGGGCGGGGTCACCGTCCCGGTGTACGAGACCAGCTCCCCGGAGCAGGTGCAGTGGATCCTCTCCGACTCGGGCGCCACCGCCGTCGTCGTCGAGCTGGACGCCCACGCGACGGCCGTGGAGTCGGTGCGCGAGTCGCTGCCGGCACTGAAGCACGTCTGGCAGATCGAGGCCGGCGGCGTCGAGGAGCTCGGGCGGCTGGGCAGGGACGTCTCCGACCAGGTCGTCGAGGAACGCGGCTCGCAGGCCAGGGCCGACGACCCGGCGACCATCGTCTACACCTCGGGCACGACCGGCCGCCCCAAGGGCTGTGTGCTCACCCACCGCAGCTTCTTCGCCGAGTGCGGGAACGTCGTGGAGCGGCTGCGCCCGCTGTTCCGCACCGGTGAGTGCAGCGTCCTGCTCTTCCTGCCGCTCGCGCACGTGTTCGGCCGGCTGGTGCAGATCGCCCCGATGATGGCGCCGATCAAGCTGGGCACCGTCCCGGACATCAAGAACCTCACCGACGAGCTGGCGTCGTTCCGGCCGACGCTGATCCTCGGCGTGCCGCGGGTCTTCGAGAAGGTCTACAACTCGGCGCGCGCCAAGGCGCAGGCGGACGGCAAGGGCGCGATCTTCGACAAGGCGGCCGACACCGCGATCGCGTACAGCAAGGCGCTGGAGCTGCCGGGCGGCCCGCCGCTGAAGCTGAAGATCAAGCACAAGGTCTTCGACAAGCTGGTCTACAGCAAGCTGCGCGCGGTGCTCGGCGGCCGGGGCGAGTACGCGATCTCCGGCGGCGCCCCGCTGGGCGAGCGCCTCGGCCACTTCTTCCGCGGTATCGGCTTCACCGTTCTGGAGGGGTACGGCCTCACCGAGTCCTGCGCCGCGACCGCCTTCAACCCGTGGGACCGGCAGAAGATCGGCACGGTCGGCCAGCCGCTGCCCGGCTCGGTCGTGCGGATCGCGGACGACGGCGAGGTGCTGCTGCACGGCGAGCACCTGTTCAAGGAGTACTGGAACAACCCGACCGCGACGGCGGAGGCGCTGGCCGACGGCTGGTTCCACACGGGTGACATCGGCACCCTGGACGAGGACGGTTACCTCGCGATCACCGGCCGCAAGAAGGAGATCATCGTCACCGCGGGCGGCAAGAACGTCGCGCCGGCCGTGATCGAGGACCGCATCCGCGCGCACGCGCTGGTCGCGGAGTGCATGGTGGTGGGCGACGGGCGGCCGTTCGTGGGCGCGCTGGTCACCATCGACGAGGAGTTCCTGGGCCGTTGGGCCGCCGATCACGGCAAGCCGGCGGGCTCGACCGCGGCGTCGCTGTGCGACGACGCCGACCTTCAGGCCGCCGTCCAGTCGGCGATCGACGACGGCAACGCCGCGGTCTCGAAGGCGGAATCGGTGCGGAAGTTCCGCATTCTCTCCTCCCAGTTCACGGAGGAATCGGGCCATCTCACGCCGTCGCTGAAGCTCAAGCGCAACGTGGTGGCGAAGGACTACGCGGGCGAGATCGAGGCGATCTACGCCAAGTGA